The following proteins are encoded in a genomic region of Reichenbachiella sp.:
- a CDS encoding ABC transporter permease, with protein MFYNYLKISIRNIRKHRLFSFINVFGLSFSLSICLIIIMLLADQFSYDRFNSNAENIYRINHTRNDLDAIIEGMATGPMDVGKELTNRYTGISDYTRLTRGFGNGWVKLMQDVNIPLSGFFADPSFFEMFQYEFQYGNPSTALLEPYSVVLSKETAEKLFNKENPVGETIVVGELGSYKVTGVLKRVDGKSHIKFDGLASMSTLESLIKKEVLPDHLTAWTNRSWTWTYIRLEDEATPAAIEKNLTTISEEQYGEMEDMDTQFYLQNIRAISPGPLVGNQIGPGIPMIFVYFLSGMALVIIISSCFNYTNLSIARSLNRAKEVGIRKVFGAVRFQILMQFLTESVIISVLAFVLSLGIVQMMEPVFLELNFSQLLDWDLKQSVDVYLVCLGFSIVVGLFAGIVPALFHSSVQALQALKNLSGVKVFSKLGLRNALIVGQFGLSLFLVITVKLIHNQMNYMIESDYGFDAENIVVVQLNNTDPSRLKTELLTYPNIHSVSAAGFSPAAGTSSSTTIKIDEVEQELNYFEVDEDYVENMGLTLVAGQSFTESVKERKLVINEEASKKFGYPHPLDAVGQIVILDDSVNYEVIGVLKNYNHETLVSSIKPLGLIYDPEEFGILQVKVNSSDFEKAMGSITAAWNKVNPELKMESKLLSDEIAFFANIMFGDLTKIISFISLLAIIIACLGLMGMVVFSTQSRLKEVSIRKVLGASNQALIFILSKGFIKLLLLAIVISVPLTWFINNLWMDFIAFRVDIGVGVMLFGVVIVALLGLLVVGSQTWQAANTNPSKVLRDE; from the coding sequence ATGTTCTACAACTATCTAAAAATTTCGATTCGAAATATCAGAAAACATAGACTGTTTTCATTCATCAATGTTTTTGGGCTCTCTTTCAGCTTGTCGATTTGCCTCATCATTATCATGTTGCTGGCCGATCAGTTTAGTTATGATCGATTCAATTCTAATGCAGAGAATATCTACCGGATTAATCATACACGAAATGACCTAGATGCTATCATTGAAGGTATGGCTACGGGTCCGATGGATGTAGGAAAGGAGCTGACAAATAGGTATACTGGCATCTCAGATTACACTAGGCTGACAAGAGGTTTTGGCAATGGCTGGGTCAAATTGATGCAAGATGTAAATATCCCTTTGTCTGGATTCTTTGCTGATCCGTCATTTTTTGAAATGTTTCAGTACGAATTTCAATATGGAAATCCCAGTACGGCATTATTGGAACCTTATTCAGTGGTGCTGTCCAAAGAAACAGCCGAAAAATTATTTAACAAGGAGAATCCTGTTGGAGAAACCATAGTTGTTGGTGAACTGGGTAGCTACAAGGTGACCGGTGTACTTAAAAGAGTCGATGGGAAATCGCATATCAAGTTTGATGGTTTGGCATCCATGTCTACTTTGGAATCACTCATCAAAAAAGAAGTGCTGCCTGATCATTTGACGGCCTGGACCAATAGATCATGGACATGGACCTACATTAGACTTGAAGATGAAGCCACTCCCGCAGCAATTGAAAAAAATCTAACTACAATCAGTGAGGAGCAATATGGGGAAATGGAGGATATGGATACCCAGTTCTATCTTCAGAATATTAGAGCTATCAGCCCTGGGCCATTGGTAGGCAATCAAATTGGCCCTGGAATCCCCATGATTTTTGTTTATTTCTTGTCTGGAATGGCTTTGGTTATCATTATATCTTCTTGCTTCAATTATACAAACTTGTCTATTGCTCGATCGCTGAATAGAGCCAAAGAAGTAGGAATTCGAAAAGTATTTGGTGCCGTTCGATTTCAAATATTAATGCAGTTTCTCACTGAGTCTGTAATCATTTCGGTGCTAGCTTTTGTGTTGTCTTTGGGTATTGTACAAATGATGGAGCCCGTTTTCCTTGAATTAAACTTTAGTCAGTTGTTAGATTGGGATTTGAAACAATCTGTAGACGTCTATCTGGTTTGTTTAGGGTTTTCTATTGTCGTTGGATTGTTTGCCGGAATTGTCCCCGCCCTTTTCCATTCTTCGGTACAAGCACTTCAGGCACTGAAGAATTTATCAGGAGTAAAAGTTTTTTCAAAATTAGGATTAAGAAATGCTTTGATAGTTGGTCAATTTGGGCTGTCACTGTTTTTGGTAATCACTGTAAAACTGATTCATAATCAAATGAATTATATGATTGAATCAGATTATGGATTTGATGCAGAGAACATAGTGGTAGTTCAACTCAATAATACAGATCCTAGTAGGCTTAAGACAGAGTTGCTTACCTATCCTAATATCCATAGTGTGTCTGCGGCAGGGTTTTCGCCAGCTGCCGGAACAAGTAGTTCCACGACTATAAAAATTGATGAGGTTGAGCAGGAGCTCAATTACTTCGAGGTGGATGAAGACTATGTTGAAAATATGGGATTAACGCTTGTGGCTGGCCAATCCTTTACTGAAAGCGTCAAAGAACGAAAACTGGTAATTAACGAAGAAGCGTCTAAGAAATTTGGCTATCCTCATCCACTAGATGCTGTTGGTCAGATCGTGATTTTGGATGATTCGGTGAATTATGAAGTTATAGGGGTGCTGAAAAATTACAATCACGAAACATTGGTATCATCAATTAAGCCCTTGGGATTAATTTATGACCCTGAAGAATTTGGAATTTTGCAGGTAAAAGTTAATTCATCAGACTTTGAGAAAGCGATGGGTAGCATCACAGCAGCGTGGAATAAGGTCAATCCAGAATTAAAGATGGAATCCAAACTATTGAGTGATGAGATCGCTTTTTTTGCCAATATTATGTTCGGTGATTTGACTAAAATCATATCATTCATTTCCCTCTTAGCCATCATTATAGCGTGCTTGGGTCTTATGGGGATGGTAGTTTTTAGTACTCAGAGCAGACTAAAAGAAGTGTCTATCAGAAAGGTATTAGGGGCTAGCAATCAAGCGTTGATATTTATTCTCTCTAAGGGATTTATAAAGTTGCTTCTATTGGCAATTGTTATCAGTGTACCACTTACCTGGTTTATCAATAATCTTTGGATGGATTTTATCGCCTTCCGTGTGGATATAGGTGTGGGAGTTATGCTTTTTGGAGTGGTCATAGTAGCACTTCTCGGATTGTTAGTGGTGGGCTCACAAACGTGGCAAGCGGCGAATACAAACCCTTCAAAAGTGCTTAGGGATGAATGA
- a CDS encoding thioredoxin family protein — MMKAWKLLLLIVWLLPFQTQASRGNGNEIKWNDFESAQLQSQTNPKPIFIEFTAKWCGWCKKMDKTTFSDGDVIDLLNDQFYAVKIDFDSPTPIKFKGEVYTGKQLAKHFGINGLPTMIYLSSDQSNSETIVGYKTAKQLIKELKKLNAD; from the coding sequence ATGATGAAAGCATGGAAACTATTGTTGCTCATTGTTTGGTTGCTACCCTTTCAGACTCAAGCAAGCCGAGGAAATGGAAACGAGATTAAATGGAATGACTTTGAGTCTGCGCAACTTCAGTCTCAAACAAATCCAAAGCCTATTTTTATTGAATTCACTGCCAAGTGGTGTGGATGGTGTAAAAAAATGGATAAAACTACGTTTTCTGATGGAGATGTAATCGACTTGCTGAATGATCAATTTTATGCCGTGAAAATAGATTTTGATAGCCCAACACCAATTAAATTTAAGGGAGAAGTGTATACGGGTAAGCAATTAGCAAAGCATTTTGGGATAAACGGGTTGCCTACCATGATTTATCTTTCAAGTGACCAAAGCAACAGTGAAACCATCGTGGGATACAAAACTGCCAAGCAGCTCATCAAAGAATTGAAAAAATTAAATGCAGATTAG
- a CDS encoding SDR family oxidoreductase, whose product MYINLSGLNILVTGASKGIGKSIASKLAEAGATVAVHYNKNMREAENLAHVLGNESRAFQADLSKKDEAANLFDRVILEMGSIEILVNNAGVAKAADIQGKESDWIKSWNETVQVNLTSAGILCKKTVEHFLKRNSAGRIINITSRAAYRGDSAEYMAYAASKAGLVSLTQTIARAYGKDGIKAFNIAPGFVRTDMAKEAMEKYGTEHVTGDISLERLTEPKDIAPMVTFLASGMADHATGSTIDMNAASYVH is encoded by the coding sequence ATGTACATCAACTTATCAGGCTTAAATATTTTAGTGACAGGTGCTAGCAAGGGCATCGGAAAGTCCATAGCATCCAAATTAGCTGAAGCAGGTGCCACCGTTGCTGTTCATTACAACAAAAACATGCGAGAAGCAGAAAACTTAGCGCATGTACTGGGCAACGAATCTCGTGCTTTTCAAGCCGACCTTTCCAAAAAAGATGAAGCTGCCAATCTATTTGACCGTGTAATACTTGAAATGGGAAGTATTGAAATTTTGGTCAACAATGCCGGCGTCGCTAAAGCGGCTGATATACAAGGAAAAGAATCTGATTGGATTAAATCCTGGAATGAAACTGTCCAAGTGAATCTCACCTCAGCAGGTATTCTTTGCAAAAAAACCGTTGAACATTTTCTCAAAAGAAATAGTGCAGGCAGAATAATCAACATTACCTCTAGAGCAGCCTATAGAGGAGATTCAGCAGAGTATATGGCCTATGCCGCTTCCAAAGCTGGATTGGTTTCACTCACTCAAACTATTGCCAGAGCTTATGGCAAAGATGGCATCAAGGCTTTCAACATTGCTCCCGGGTTTGTGAGAACTGACATGGCCAAAGAGGCTATGGAAAAATATGGGACAGAACATGTGACTGGAGATATTTCACTTGAGCGACTGACAGAGCCCAAAGACATTGCTCCGATGGTAACATTTCTAGCCAGTGGAATGGCGGACCATGCTACCGGAAGCACCATAGACATGAATGCTGCAAGTTATGTGCATTAA
- the pruA gene encoding L-glutamate gamma-semialdehyde dehydrogenase — MPKGIYAVPVPENEPVLSYAPGSPEKAALKAELKAMRNKEIDIPMYIGSELVTTDKKMRMAPPHDHKHTLGHFNYGDASHVEQAINAAMGAKQAWAEMSWEHRASIFLKAAELVAGPYRAKINASTMLAQSKSPFQAEIDAACEYIDFLKFNVDFMTQIYSEQPESAPGMWNRLEHRPLEGFIFALTPFNFTSIAGNLCAAPAMMGNTVVWKPAESQVYSAQILMEVFREAGVPDGVINLIYVDGPTAGNVIFNHKDFGGLHFTGSTGVFQHLWKTIGENINKYKSYPRIVGETGGKDFIIAHKSADAKALATGIIRGAFEFQGQKCSAASRAYIPDNLWDEVKGYLLEDQKSIKMGSPEDFTNFFNAVIDEKSFDKISKYIDAAKDSNMAEVIAGGEYDKSEGYFIQPTIIVTKDPMFTTMCEEIFGPVITIYVYQAERFEEALELVDSTSPYALTGAVFSQDRYAIELATKKLVNAAGNFYINDKPTGAVVGQQPFGGSRASGTNDKAGSMINLLRWVSPRTIKETFNPPKDYRYPFMEEE, encoded by the coding sequence ATGCCCAAAGGAATATACGCCGTACCTGTTCCAGAAAACGAGCCGGTACTATCATACGCCCCAGGAAGCCCAGAAAAAGCTGCATTGAAAGCTGAACTCAAGGCTATGCGAAACAAGGAAATCGACATACCGATGTACATCGGTAGCGAACTTGTTACTACTGACAAAAAAATGAGAATGGCACCTCCGCATGATCACAAGCATACGCTTGGTCATTTCAACTATGGAGACGCTTCTCATGTAGAGCAAGCGATAAACGCTGCCATGGGAGCCAAACAAGCCTGGGCTGAAATGTCATGGGAACACAGAGCAAGCATCTTTCTAAAAGCTGCCGAATTAGTGGCGGGACCTTACAGAGCAAAGATCAATGCCTCTACCATGTTGGCTCAGTCTAAGAGCCCCTTTCAGGCTGAAATCGATGCCGCTTGTGAATATATTGACTTTTTGAAGTTCAATGTGGATTTCATGACTCAAATCTATTCAGAGCAACCTGAATCAGCTCCTGGTATGTGGAATCGCTTAGAGCACCGACCTTTGGAAGGTTTCATTTTTGCATTGACTCCATTCAACTTTACTTCTATTGCGGGCAACTTGTGTGCTGCTCCCGCCATGATGGGAAACACCGTGGTATGGAAGCCGGCTGAAAGCCAGGTTTATTCTGCTCAAATTTTGATGGAGGTATTTAGGGAAGCAGGAGTTCCTGACGGCGTTATCAATTTGATTTACGTGGATGGACCTACGGCTGGAAACGTCATCTTTAACCACAAAGATTTTGGCGGATTACACTTTACGGGTAGTACAGGTGTTTTCCAACACTTATGGAAAACGATCGGTGAGAACATCAACAAGTACAAATCTTACCCAAGAATAGTTGGAGAAACTGGCGGTAAGGATTTCATTATTGCACATAAGTCGGCTGATGCCAAAGCACTTGCCACTGGTATTATTCGAGGCGCTTTCGAATTTCAAGGACAAAAATGTAGCGCAGCTTCAAGGGCTTACATTCCTGACAACCTATGGGATGAAGTAAAAGGATATTTACTGGAAGATCAAAAGTCTATCAAGATGGGATCACCAGAAGACTTTACCAATTTCTTCAATGCAGTAATTGATGAAAAATCTTTTGATAAGATTTCAAAATATATAGATGCTGCTAAAGATAGCAACATGGCGGAAGTGATTGCCGGAGGTGAATATGATAAATCCGAAGGATACTTCATTCAACCAACTATCATTGTAACTAAGGATCCAATGTTCACCACGATGTGTGAAGAAATTTTTGGACCGGTGATTACCATATATGTTTATCAGGCAGAAAGGTTTGAGGAAGCGCTCGAGCTTGTAGATAGTACTTCTCCTTATGCTTTGACAGGAGCGGTATTCTCACAAGATAGATATGCTATTGAATTGGCCACTAAGAAATTAGTGAATGCTGCGGGCAACTTCTATATCAATGACAAGCCGACAGGAGCTGTAGTTGGACAGCAGCCATTTGGTGGATCAAGAGCATCAGGAACTAACGATAAGGCTGGATCTATGATCAACTTATTGAGATGGGTATCTCCAAGGACAATTAAGGAAACGTTCAATCCTCCGA